One Paracoccus sp. TOH DNA segment encodes these proteins:
- a CDS encoding proline/glycine betaine ABC transporter permease — MSWFTSFPQIDDGHLRDLKRVIDEGFRNFTRSYGDMIEGFFSPLQSFLIWSERLLTNAPWPIILLIVAALAWGASRSLRVVIGSVVTLVLIGMFGMWDDTMKTVSMILAATLLSIAVGLPLGILMARSERVQSVLNPILDVMQTMPSFVYLIPVVMLLGIGRVPGLIAVVIYALPPMIRLTNLGIRQVDREVLEAADAFGSSAWQKLVKAELPLALPTIMAGINQTIMMALAMVVIASMIGVQGLGQPVLRAISNQYFTLGLFNGFAIVGIAILFDRVSQAWGKRLQKHREASHA, encoded by the coding sequence ATGTCCTGGTTTACCTCATTCCCCCAGATCGACGACGGCCATCTTCGCGACCTCAAGCGGGTCATTGACGAAGGTTTCCGCAATTTCACCCGCAGCTACGGCGACATGATCGAGGGCTTCTTCAGCCCGCTGCAGTCCTTCCTGATCTGGTCCGAGCGGCTGCTGACCAACGCGCCCTGGCCCATCATCCTGCTGATCGTCGCCGCCCTGGCCTGGGGGGCCAGCCGCAGCCTGCGCGTGGTGATCGGCAGCGTGGTGACCCTGGTGCTGATCGGCATGTTCGGCATGTGGGACGACACCATGAAGACCGTGTCGATGATCCTGGCCGCGACGCTGCTTTCGATCGCCGTCGGTCTGCCGCTGGGCATCCTTATGGCGCGCTCCGAACGGGTGCAGTCGGTGCTGAACCCGATCCTCGACGTGATGCAGACCATGCCGAGCTTCGTCTACCTGATCCCGGTGGTGATGCTGCTGGGCATCGGCCGGGTGCCGGGGCTGATCGCCGTGGTGATCTATGCCCTGCCGCCGATGATCCGCCTGACCAACCTGGGCATCCGTCAGGTCGACCGCGAGGTGCTGGAAGCGGCCGACGCCTTCGGCTCCTCGGCCTGGCAGAAGCTGGTCAAGGCCGAGCTGCCACTGGCGCTGCCCACCATCATGGCGGGCATCAACCAGACCATCATGATGGCGCTGGCCATGGTGGTGATCGCCTCGATGATCGGGGTGCAGGGGCTGGGCCAGCCGGTGCTGCGCGCCATCTCGAACCAGTATTTCACCCTGGGGCTGTTCAACGGCTTCGCCATCGTCGGCATCGCCATCCTGTTCGACCGCGTCAGCCAGGCCTGGGGCAAGCGGCTGCAGAAACATCGCGAGGCCAGCCATGCCTGA
- a CDS encoding glycine betaine/L-proline ABC transporter ATP-binding protein, giving the protein MPDPIGIEIRNLYKIFGPNPDAYVEAVRAGMTKAELQARHGHVLGLRDINIQVPAGSIQVIMGLSGSGKSTLIRHINRLIEPTAGEIVIEGQNVVAMSPEALREFRRHKTAMVFQKFALLPHRTVLDNAAYGLEVQGLSEAERYRTAMRWIERVGLKGFEKSYPSQLSGGMQQRVGLARALANDAPILLMDEAYSALDPLIRYDMQTVLLDLQQEVKKTIVFITHDLDEALRIGDRIALLRDGCVIQQGSAQDIVLRPADDYVANFVQHVDRGRVLKVGAVMVSPHGADNLPQASIAADATIADALQQMAAGGLQAMRVESPDGRLLGLLPFRNAIDAYTGTGAAA; this is encoded by the coding sequence ATGCCTGATCCCATCGGCATCGAGATCCGCAACCTCTACAAGATCTTCGGCCCCAATCCCGACGCCTATGTCGAGGCGGTGCGCGCCGGCATGACCAAGGCCGAGCTGCAGGCGCGCCACGGCCATGTTCTGGGCCTGCGCGACATCAACATCCAGGTGCCGGCCGGCAGCATCCAGGTCATCATGGGCCTGTCCGGCTCGGGCAAGTCGACGCTGATCCGCCACATCAACCGGCTGATCGAGCCCACGGCGGGCGAGATCGTCATCGAGGGCCAGAACGTCGTCGCCATGTCGCCCGAGGCGCTGCGCGAGTTCCGCCGCCACAAGACGGCGATGGTGTTCCAGAAATTCGCGCTGCTGCCGCATCGCACCGTTCTGGACAATGCCGCCTACGGGCTCGAGGTGCAGGGCCTCTCCGAGGCCGAGCGCTATCGCACCGCCATGCGCTGGATCGAGCGCGTCGGCCTGAAGGGCTTCGAGAAAAGCTACCCGAGCCAGCTTTCAGGCGGCATGCAGCAGCGGGTGGGGCTGGCGCGGGCCTTGGCCAATGACGCGCCGATCCTGCTGATGGACGAGGCCTATTCGGCCCTCGACCCGCTGATCCGCTACGACATGCAGACGGTGCTTCTGGACCTGCAGCAGGAGGTGAAGAAGACCATCGTCTTCATCACCCACGATCTCGACGAGGCGCTGCGCATCGGCGACCGCATCGCGCTGTTGCGCGACGGCTGCGTGATCCAGCAGGGCTCGGCCCAGGACATCGTGCTGCGTCCCGCCGACGATTACGTGGCGAATTTCGTCCAGCATGTCGACCGCGGCCGGGTGCTGAAGGTCGGCGCGGTCATGGTCAGCCCGCACGGCGCCGACAACCTGCCCCAGGCCAGCATCGCCGCGGATGCCACCATCGCCGATGCGCTGCAGCAGATGGCCGCCGGCGGGCTTCAGGCCATGCGCGTCGAGTCCCCCGATGGCAGACTGCTGGGCCTGCTGCCCTTCCGCAACGCCATCGACGCCTATACCGGCACCGGAGCCGCTGCATGA
- a CDS encoding pyrroline-5-carboxylate reductase dimerization domain-containing protein has product MRIGIIGATGWLGSALGAGLLSRGIARPGDLVLLNRSGPRPDYHGHADIAWARDAADLVAQSDVVVVSVRPEDWPGLALRAEGRLVLSFMAGVGAPELARCGGRIVRAMPNAAAEIGASYSPFWAAEGVDEANRDTVRRLLSAIGTTDELPDEAQIDLMTALPGSGAAYPALMAVAMAGFMRAQGISEAIAWRSAEAAVVGGARLLQGRIADAPALLAAYRDYRGTTAAGIAAAEAAGFSRALVAALEAATDKARHMTRDAGDAE; this is encoded by the coding sequence ATGAGGATCGGCATCATTGGCGCCACGGGCTGGCTGGGCTCGGCGCTTGGTGCCGGGCTTTTGTCGCGCGGCATCGCCCGGCCGGGCGATCTGGTGCTGCTGAACCGCAGCGGACCGCGGCCCGACTATCACGGCCATGCCGATATCGCCTGGGCGCGGGACGCCGCCGATCTGGTGGCGCAAAGCGACGTGGTGGTGGTTTCGGTGCGTCCCGAGGACTGGCCGGGCCTGGCGCTGCGGGCCGAGGGGCGGCTGGTCCTGTCCTTCATGGCCGGAGTCGGGGCGCCAGAGCTGGCGCGCTGCGGCGGCCGGATCGTGCGGGCGATGCCGAATGCGGCGGCCGAGATCGGCGCCTCTTATTCGCCGTTCTGGGCCGCCGAGGGCGTGGACGAGGCCAACCGCGATACGGTGCGGCGGCTGCTTTCCGCCATCGGCACCACCGACGAATTGCCGGACGAGGCGCAGATCGACCTGATGACCGCCCTGCCCGGCTCGGGCGCCGCCTATCCGGCGCTGATGGCCGTGGCAATGGCCGGGTTCATGCGGGCGCAGGGCATCTCGGAAGCCATCGCCTGGCGCTCGGCCGAGGCAGCGGTGGTCGGCGGTGCGCGGCTGCTGCAGGGCCGGATCGCCGATGCGCCGGCGCTGCTGGCCGCCTATCGCGACTATCGGGGCACCACCGCCGCCGGCATCGCGGCGGCCGAGGCGGCAGGTTTCAGCCGCGCCCTCGTCGCGGCGCTGGAAGCGGCGACCGACAAGGCCCGGCACATGACGCGGGACGCGGGGGATGCGGAATGA
- a CDS encoding FAD-dependent oxidoreductase has translation MSRPPLSELDGTEYEVIVIGAGAVGCASARQLAGRGFRTLLIDRGDIGAGTSSRSSRMLYSGLGYLAARYPLWQMPFRPADMLRRLLYTREVMRCRAELVHDMPGHLTKHRFHYPFRNGDRYPPWLVDLGFRLVEALDGWRVPLAYRRLPPAKAAGESAMAAALGGPLRGVGVFEEYMYAWPERICIDTALDAERRGARIRTYAEVVAIRPEGEGWLVTLDERAPGMQGRAQVRARLVVNAAGPWIDRVPGGGGESGRRRVIGIKGVNVMVRLPEAFRGQGLEAFSSKGEPYYVFPWRDFHFIGPTETEVTGNPDDIRVEDAEIAYILAEANNLFPTLRLTRADVLHCWCGVRPTSSRDGRTTSLPVEVAEDPARPGLLAVTGSTIMLHRHAARKVARRVEKRLGKRGPAPTGTIPAPESRDEGIGQMAAREHVVRLSDLIRRRLPDGLGPDLGRDRAEELSHIAAASLGWSEARRHEELQHFEADTARIYRQL, from the coding sequence ATGAGCCGGCCGCCGCTTTCCGAGCTCGACGGGACGGAATACGAGGTGATCGTCATCGGCGCCGGCGCGGTCGGCTGCGCCAGCGCCCGGCAACTGGCCGGCCGCGGCTTTCGCACGCTGCTGATCGACCGCGGCGATATCGGCGCCGGCACCTCGTCGCGCTCAAGCCGCATGCTCTATTCCGGGCTCGGCTATCTCGCGGCGCGCTATCCGCTCTGGCAGATGCCTTTCCGCCCCGCCGACATGCTGCGCCGTCTGCTTTACACCCGCGAGGTCATGCGCTGCCGGGCGGAACTGGTGCACGACATGCCCGGCCATCTGACGAAGCACCGCTTCCACTACCCGTTCCGCAACGGCGACCGCTATCCGCCCTGGCTGGTCGATCTGGGCTTCCGGCTGGTCGAGGCGCTGGACGGCTGGCGGGTGCCGCTGGCCTATCGCCGCCTTCCGCCTGCGAAAGCCGCTGGCGAAAGCGCCATGGCCGCCGCCCTGGGCGGTCCGCTGCGCGGCGTGGGCGTGTTCGAGGAATACATGTATGCCTGGCCCGAGCGCATCTGCATCGATACCGCGCTGGATGCCGAGCGGCGCGGCGCCCGCATCCGCACCTATGCCGAGGTCGTGGCCATCCGCCCCGAGGGCGAGGGCTGGCTTGTCACCCTGGACGAGCGCGCCCCCGGGATGCAGGGCCGGGCGCAGGTCCGTGCCCGCCTGGTGGTGAATGCCGCCGGCCCCTGGATCGACCGGGTGCCGGGCGGCGGCGGCGAATCCGGCAGGCGCCGGGTGATCGGCATCAAGGGCGTCAACGTCATGGTACGTCTGCCCGAGGCGTTCCGCGGTCAGGGCCTGGAGGCGTTTTCCAGCAAGGGCGAGCCCTATTACGTCTTCCCCTGGCGCGATTTCCATTTCATCGGCCCGACCGAGACCGAGGTCACCGGCAATCCCGACGACATCCGCGTCGAGGATGCCGAGATCGCCTATATCCTGGCCGAGGCCAACAACCTGTTTCCCACTCTGCGGCTGACCCGCGCCGATGTGCTGCATTGCTGGTGCGGGGTACGGCCGACCTCGTCGCGCGACGGCCGCACCACCAGCCTGCCGGTCGAAGTGGCCGAGGATCCCGCCCGCCCCGGCCTGCTGGCCGTCACCGGCTCGACCATCATGCTGCATCGTCACGCGGCGCGGAAGGTGGCACGCCGTGTCGAGAAGCGCCTCGGCAAGCGCGGCCCCGCCCCGACCGGGACCATCCCGGCGCCGGAAAGCCGCGACGAGGGCATCGGCCAGATGGCGGCGCGGGAACATGTGGTGCGTCTTTCGGACTTGATCCGCCGGCGTTTGCCGGACGGGCTGGGGCCCGATCTGGGCCGCGACCGGGCCGAGGAATTGTCGCATATCGCCGCCGCCAGCCTTGGCTGGTCCGAGGCCCGTCGACACGAAGAATTGCAGCATTTCGAGGCGGATACGGCCCGGATCTATCGTCAATTATAG
- a CDS encoding LysR family transcriptional regulator — protein MDMRFLESFIMVADCGSIAEAARRLNMTPAALAQRLRALESELGHVLVSRNGRAVQPTAEGLAILDQARTLVQGTRDLRALAANGVPAGQLRLGATATSLTGLMPSILTRLSAEHPAIEYFVQPGSSVDLYHRVVDGQLDAAIIVQPQFAIPKATDWLTIRNEPLVFIASERAPELEPHALLRQCRFIRYDRNQWGGQIVDRYLIENGLVVQEWLELDALDAIAAHVDCDLGVSIVPDWAPPWPAGLRLRKLPLEFRDTRRTGVIWRRSGPRAPAITAFVKACAEGIRPL, from the coding sequence ATGGACATGCGTTTTCTGGAAAGCTTCATCATGGTCGCAGATTGCGGCTCGATCGCCGAGGCGGCGCGACGGCTGAACATGACCCCCGCAGCCCTGGCCCAACGCCTGCGGGCCCTGGAAAGCGAACTGGGTCATGTTCTGGTCAGTCGCAATGGTCGTGCCGTCCAGCCCACCGCCGAGGGGTTGGCGATCCTGGACCAGGCTCGGACTCTGGTGCAGGGGACGCGCGATCTTCGGGCGCTGGCGGCCAATGGCGTGCCGGCCGGGCAATTGCGACTGGGCGCAACCGCGACCTCGCTGACCGGCCTGATGCCGAGCATTCTGACGCGGCTCAGCGCCGAGCATCCCGCGATCGAATATTTCGTCCAGCCCGGTTCCTCGGTCGACCTGTATCACCGCGTGGTCGACGGCCAGCTCGACGCGGCGATCATCGTGCAGCCGCAATTTGCCATTCCGAAGGCGACCGACTGGCTGACCATTCGCAACGAGCCGCTGGTGTTCATCGCTTCGGAGCGCGCACCGGAACTAGAGCCGCATGCCCTGCTGCGGCAATGCCGCTTCATCCGCTATGACCGCAATCAGTGGGGCGGGCAGATCGTCGACCGCTACCTGATCGAGAACGGGCTGGTGGTGCAGGAATGGCTGGAGCTTGATGCGCTGGACGCGATCGCGGCGCATGTCGACTGCGATCTCGGCGTTTCGATCGTCCCCGACTGGGCACCGCCCTGGCCGGCCGGGCTTCGGTTGCGCAAGCTGCCACTGGAATTCCGGGACACGCGCAGGACCGGGGTGATCTGGCGTCGGTCCGGCCCTCGCGCGCCCGCGATCACCGCTTTTGTCAAGGCTTGCGCCGAGGGCATTCGCCCGCTCTAG
- a CDS encoding pyridoxal phosphate-dependent aminotransferase produces MSIAEKFSRLGTDNAPGQEVRQSAEADFLLGEAVTGRPVDFSHGDVDAHGPTPGAFALFSDGVAQGGRQAYTEYRGSMDIRALLAPRLAAFTGSPVDAENGLIITPGTQGALFLAVAATVSRGDKVAIVQPDYFANRKLVEFFEGEMLPVRLSYEDADESRAGLDLDQLEDAFRAGARVFLFSNPNNPAGVVYSAAEIAQIAALAGKYGATVIVDQLYSRLTYAGVGYTHLRAAAVDAENVVTIMGPSKTESLSGYRLGVAFGSTAIIARMERLQAIVSLRAAGYSQAVLRGWFDEPSGWMEDRIKAHQAIRDDLVGLFPQIKGCSARLPQAGSYLFPRLPQLGITPDRFVKALRLQAGVIITPGTEFSPHTAGSVRLNFSQDHVAAVAAVQRLAALVERYRA; encoded by the coding sequence ATGAGTATCGCGGAAAAATTCAGCAGGCTTGGCACGGATAACGCCCCGGGACAGGAGGTGCGCCAATCGGCCGAGGCGGACTTCCTGCTCGGCGAGGCCGTCACGGGGCGTCCGGTCGATTTCTCGCATGGCGATGTCGATGCGCATGGGCCGACGCCGGGGGCGTTCGCGCTGTTTTCGGACGGCGTGGCCCAGGGCGGACGTCAGGCCTATACGGAATACCGCGGCAGCATGGACATTCGCGCGCTGCTGGCCCCGCGCCTTGCCGCCTTCACCGGCAGCCCGGTCGATGCCGAGAACGGGTTGATCATCACGCCCGGCACGCAGGGGGCGCTGTTCCTTGCCGTGGCGGCGACGGTTTCGCGCGGCGACAAGGTCGCCATCGTCCAGCCGGACTATTTCGCGAATCGCAAGCTGGTCGAATTCTTCGAGGGCGAGATGCTGCCGGTCCGGCTTTCCTACGAGGATGCGGATGAAAGCCGCGCCGGCCTCGACCTGGACCAGCTCGAGGATGCGTTTCGGGCCGGCGCACGGGTTTTCCTGTTCTCGAACCCGAACAACCCGGCCGGCGTCGTCTATTCCGCCGCCGAGATTGCGCAGATCGCCGCCCTGGCCGGGAAATACGGCGCCACGGTCATCGTCGACCAGCTTTATTCGCGGCTGACCTATGCGGGCGTCGGCTATACCCACCTGCGCGCGGCCGCGGTCGATGCCGAGAACGTGGTCACCATCATGGGGCCATCCAAGACGGAATCGCTCAGCGGCTACCGGCTGGGCGTCGCCTTCGGCTCGACCGCCATCATCGCGCGGATGGAAAGGCTGCAAGCCATCGTCTCGCTGCGGGCGGCCGGCTATTCGCAGGCGGTGCTGCGGGGCTGGTTCGACGAACCCTCGGGCTGGATGGAGGACCGGATCAAGGCGCATCAGGCGATCCGCGATGATCTGGTCGGACTGTTTCCCCAAATCAAGGGCTGCAGCGCGCGCCTGCCGCAGGCCGGCAGTTACCTTTTCCCGCGGCTGCCGCAGCTCGGCATCACGCCAGACCGCTTCGTCAAGGCGCTGCGCCTGCAGGCCGGGGTCATCATCACCCCCGGAACCGAGTTCAGCCCGCATACCGCTGGAAGCGTCAGGCTGAACTTCTCGCAGGACCACGTGGCCGCGGTCGCAGCAGTGCAGCGGCTGGCGGCACTGGTCGAGCGGTACCGGGCATAG
- the folD gene encoding bifunctional methylenetetrahydrofolate dehydrogenase/methenyltetrahydrofolate cyclohydrolase FolD: MTSTLIDGQAFALGLRGRVASGVAGLAAHGVVPGLAVVLVGEDPASEVYVRNKGIQTREAGMASFEHKLPAETPQEDLLALIGRLNADPAVHGILVQLPLPGHMDAERVINAIDPAKDVDGFHISNVGLLGTGQKSMVPCTPLGCLMLLRDRLGDLSGLNAVVVGRSNIVGKPMAQLLLGDSCTVTIAHSRTKDLAGLCRTADILVAAVGRPRMIRGDWVKPGATVIDVGINRIEEDGRTRLVGDVDFDSAAQVAGAITPVPGGVGPMTIACLLANTLTACCRAHGWPEPEGLTA; encoded by the coding sequence ATGACGTCGACGCTCATCGACGGGCAGGCGTTTGCGCTTGGCTTGCGCGGGCGCGTTGCGTCCGGGGTCGCGGGTCTGGCGGCGCACGGTGTGGTTCCCGGTCTTGCGGTGGTGCTGGTGGGCGAGGATCCGGCCAGCGAGGTCTATGTCCGCAACAAGGGCATCCAGACCCGCGAGGCCGGCATGGCGAGCTTCGAGCACAAGCTGCCGGCCGAGACCCCGCAAGAGGATCTTCTGGCGCTGATCGGCCGGCTGAACGCCGACCCGGCGGTGCATGGCATCCTGGTGCAGCTGCCGCTGCCCGGGCACATGGATGCCGAGCGGGTGATCAACGCCATCGACCCGGCAAAGGACGTGGACGGGTTCCACATCTCGAATGTCGGGCTGCTGGGGACCGGGCAGAAAAGCATGGTGCCCTGCACGCCCTTGGGCTGCCTGATGCTGTTGCGCGACCGGCTTGGCGATCTTTCCGGGCTGAACGCGGTGGTGGTGGGGCGCTCGAACATCGTCGGCAAGCCGATGGCGCAGCTTTTGCTGGGCGACAGCTGCACGGTGACCATCGCGCATTCGCGGACCAAGGATCTGGCCGGGCTCTGCCGCACCGCCGACATCCTGGTCGCGGCGGTCGGCCGGCCGCGGATGATCCGCGGCGACTGGGTCAAGCCGGGGGCGACGGTGATCGACGTCGGCATCAACCGCATCGAGGAGGACGGCCGCACCCGGCTGGTGGGCGACGTCGATTTCGACAGCGCGGCCCAGGTCGCCGGGGCCATCACCCCGGTGCCGGGCGGGGTCGGGCCGATGACCATCGCCTGCCTGCTGGCCAACACGCTGACCGCCTGCTGCCGGGCCCATGGCTGGCCCGAGCCCGAGGGCCTGACCGCCTGA
- the purU gene encoding formyltetrahydrofolate deformylase — translation MKKYTLTVACPSTRGIVATVAGFLAEHGCNITDSSQFDDTETGKFFMRVSFVSEEGVGLEDLREGLAEPAKPFAMQYAIHDESEKMKVVIMVSRFGHCLNDLLYRWRIGALPIEIVAVISNHMDYQKVVVNHDLPFHCIKVTKENKPQAEAEQMRIVRETEAELIVLARYMQVLSDEMCKEMSGRIINIHHSFLPSFKGANPYKQAFERGVKLIGATSHYVTADLDEGPIIEQDIIRVTHAQSPEDYVSLGRDVESQVLARAIHAHIHRRVFLNGNKTVVFPASPGSYASERMG, via the coding sequence ATGAAGAAATACACGCTGACGGTCGCCTGCCCCTCGACCCGCGGCATCGTCGCCACCGTGGCCGGCTTTCTGGCCGAGCATGGCTGCAACATCACCGACAGTTCGCAATTCGACGATACCGAAACCGGCAAGTTCTTCATGCGCGTCAGCTTCGTCTCGGAAGAGGGCGTGGGGCTGGAGGATCTGCGCGAGGGCCTGGCCGAGCCGGCCAAGCCCTTCGCCATGCAATACGCCATCCACGACGAATCCGAGAAGATGAAGGTGGTGATCATGGTCAGCCGCTTCGGGCATTGCCTGAACGACCTTCTGTATCGCTGGCGCATCGGCGCCTTGCCGATCGAGATCGTGGCGGTGATCTCGAACCACATGGACTATCAGAAGGTGGTGGTGAACCACGATCTGCCCTTCCACTGCATCAAGGTCACCAAGGAGAACAAGCCGCAGGCCGAGGCCGAGCAGATGCGCATCGTGCGCGAGACCGAGGCCGAGCTGATCGTGCTGGCGCGCTACATGCAGGTCTTGTCGGACGAGATGTGCAAGGAAATGTCGGGGCGGATCATCAACATCCACCACTCGTTCCTGCCGAGCTTCAAGGGCGCCAACCCCTACAAGCAGGCCTTCGAGCGCGGGGTGAAGCTGATCGGCGCCACCAGCCATTACGTGACCGCCGACCTCGACGAGGGCCCGATCATCGAGCAGGACATCATCCGGGTGACCCATGCGCAATCGCCCGAGGATTATGTCTCGCTGGGCCGCGACGTGGAAAGCCAGGTGCTGGCGCGGGCCATCCACGCCCATATCCACCGCCGGGTGTTCCTGAACGGCAACAAGACCGTCGTCTTCCCGGCATCGCCCGGAAGCTACGCATCCGAGCGCATGGGCTGA
- a CDS encoding LysR family transcriptional regulator: MRALPHLTYLQAFDAAARHLSFSKAAEELNCTQSAISQRIRALEQYLGRPLFHRLRNGLELSEVGQAYRPGVAEALDVLEAATQGLVGARARRTVTVSAPISFASIWLSAEMHRFHALHPDIEVRVNSTIWTDPNVELADLSIAVVDEVQLRPELTPLRRERMVLVAPAGEPGPAQGQPLAEWINARRMIYVQGKHQLWERWADASGTVLAPRVAPVKVDNAATALEMVAGSGGISIVFGTHCDPYLAAGRLSAPAGAGLPTSLVHTVALTRPSPSPSVRKFHAWLVAAFGAAGIPG; the protein is encoded by the coding sequence ATGCGCGCCTTGCCGCATCTGACCTATCTGCAGGCCTTCGACGCCGCCGCCCGCCATCTCAGCTTCAGCAAGGCGGCCGAGGAACTGAACTGCACGCAATCGGCGATCAGCCAGCGCATCCGGGCGCTCGAGCAGTATCTGGGCCGGCCACTGTTCCACCGCCTGCGCAACGGGCTGGAACTCAGCGAGGTCGGCCAGGCCTATCGCCCCGGGGTGGCCGAGGCGCTGGACGTGCTCGAGGCCGCGACGCAGGGGCTTGTCGGCGCGCGCGCGCGCCGGACCGTGACGGTCTCGGCGCCGATCTCCTTCGCTTCGATCTGGCTCTCGGCCGAGATGCACCGCTTCCACGCCCTGCACCCGGATATCGAGGTGCGCGTCAACAGCACGATCTGGACCGACCCCAATGTCGAACTGGCCGATCTCAGCATCGCCGTGGTGGACGAGGTCCAGTTGCGGCCCGAACTGACCCCCCTGCGGCGCGAGCGCATGGTGCTGGTCGCGCCGGCGGGAGAACCGGGACCGGCCCAGGGCCAGCCGCTGGCGGAATGGATCAATGCGCGCCGCATGATCTATGTCCAGGGCAAGCACCAGCTTTGGGAACGCTGGGCGGATGCCAGCGGGACGGTGCTTGCGCCGCGGGTCGCACCGGTCAAGGTCGACAATGCGGCGACGGCACTCGAAATGGTAGCAGGCTCCGGCGGCATCAGCATCGTCTTCGGGACGCATTGCGATCCCTATCTCGCCGCCGGTCGGCTCAGCGCGCCGGCCGGGGCGGGACTTCCGACCTCGCTGGTGCATACCGTGGCGCTGACGCGGCCCAGCCCCTCGCCCTCCGTGCGCAAGTTTCACGCCTGGCTGGTCGCGGCGTTCGGCGCCGCCGGCATCCCGGGCTGA
- a CDS encoding FAD-dependent oxidoreductase → MPIELLKYGLRRGHRPFRDIPPTPDLRKHYDVVIIGGGGHGLAAAYYLSNHHGVRNVAVLEKGYLAGGNTARNTTTVRSNYLTPPSIAFYREGVSLFEAMSEELGFNVMFSQRGQLTLAHSDAAMRSFRLRAEMGNHVGIRAELVDAKTVQELCPHVNMDLGGQHEVLGGLWHADGGTARHDAVAWGYAKRAAEKGVEIHQRTEVEGFGIANGRITEVRTNRGTIAAGQVLQAAGGMNGRIAEMAGIPLPIRCFPLQAMVTQPLKPFLDILLSSSNLHTYLVQSSRGEIVIGGGTDPYQLASTRSSLPQKESLATGALQLMPFLHNIKILRQWAGITDITPDFSPIMGASPLQNYWLDAGWGTWGFKATGVAGKRMAETIATGRVPDILAPFSLERFSRFELLNEMGATAAGH, encoded by the coding sequence ATGCCGATAGAACTTCTGAAATATGGCCTGAGGCGCGGCCATCGTCCGTTCCGCGACATCCCGCCCACGCCCGATCTGCGCAAACATTATGACGTGGTGATCATCGGCGGCGGCGGGCATGGCCTTGCCGCGGCCTATTACCTGTCGAACCATCACGGCGTCAGGAATGTCGCCGTCCTGGAAAAGGGCTATCTCGCGGGTGGGAACACGGCCCGCAACACCACCACCGTCAGGTCGAACTACCTGACGCCGCCCTCGATCGCGTTCTACCGCGAGGGGGTTTCGCTGTTCGAAGCCATGTCCGAGGAACTGGGTTTCAACGTCATGTTCTCGCAGCGCGGTCAGCTGACGCTGGCCCATTCCGACGCGGCGATGCGCAGCTTCCGGCTGCGGGCCGAGATGGGCAATCATGTCGGCATCCGGGCCGAATTGGTCGACGCCAAGACGGTGCAGGAGCTTTGCCCGCATGTGAACATGGATCTTGGTGGCCAGCACGAGGTTCTGGGCGGGCTCTGGCACGCCGATGGCGGCACCGCGCGGCATGACGCCGTCGCCTGGGGCTATGCCAAGCGCGCGGCCGAGAAGGGCGTCGAGATCCACCAGCGCACCGAGGTCGAGGGCTTCGGCATCGCCAACGGCCGCATCACCGAGGTCAGGACCAATCGCGGCACCATCGCCGCCGGTCAGGTGTTGCAGGCCGCCGGCGGCATGAACGGCCGCATCGCCGAGATGGCGGGCATTCCGCTGCCGATCCGCTGCTTTCCGCTGCAGGCCATGGTGACGCAGCCGCTGAAGCCGTTTCTGGACATCCTGCTGTCGTCGTCGAACCTGCACACCTACCTGGTGCAATCCTCGCGCGGAGAGATCGTCATCGGCGGCGGCACCGATCCTTATCAACTGGCCTCGACCCGTTCGAGCCTGCCGCAGAAGGAATCGCTTGCCACCGGGGCGCTGCAGCTGATGCCGTTCCTGCACAATATCAAGATCCTGCGGCAATGGGCGGGCATCACCGACATCACCCCCGATTTCAGCCCGATCATGGGCGCCTCGCCGCTGCAGAACTACTGGCTGGACGCGGGCTGGGGAACCTGGGGGTTCAAGGCGACGGGGGTTGCAGGCAAGCGCATGGCCGAGACCATCGCCACCGGCCGCGTGCCGGACATTCTTGCCCCCTTCTCGCTCGAACGGTTCTCGCGTTTCGAGCTTCTGAACGAAATGGGCGCGACCGCCGCCGGGCATTAG
- a CDS encoding sarcosine oxidase subunit delta gives MKIMTCPLNGPRNISEFQWLGPVHDDAELTAAALVRHLFFAPNPMGVLREWWRHTPSNTVFIAERNLITDEILRTYLKPAADNIASVA, from the coding sequence ATGAAGATCATGACCTGCCCGCTGAACGGGCCCCGCAACATCTCGGAATTCCAGTGGCTCGGGCCGGTGCATGACGATGCCGAGCTGACGGCCGCCGCGCTGGTCCGGCATCTGTTCTTTGCGCCGAACCCGATGGGGGTGCTGCGCGAATGGTGGCGGCACACGCCGTCGAACACGGTGTTCATCGCCGAGCGCAACCTGATCACCGACGAAATCCTGCGGACCTATCTGAAACCGGCCGCCGACAACATCGCGAGCGTCGCATGA